aggttgttttaatttgtattaaatttttgtgtggagttctcgctctattattgtttaatttcaataatttaatcggacggtgaacagacacaatctctatggggttttgtgactgatccagagggagcgcagagaagtgtttagcactgcagctctgcttcctggtcccaactatgggttgtcatgttatagacatTTGAAGAGGATTTTGCCATATGGCCTACCCTGCCACTGTTATGGGTAGGCAGGGTACATTTCATAAAAGGTCAAATAGCCCAAGTTCCTTTTCCAACATATTTCTAAATTTATTACAAAAGTGATTTGCCAAATAAGACAAATCTATAACAAATTTGTTAATAAACCTGTGCACATGCAGAAAAAGATCTTGCAGCTTCCAAAACATGTGGGGGGCATCGCCCTCCCCAATCTTTTACTCTATAACTGGGCAGCTAATATTCAAAACTCTTATACTGGATGGACGAATCTACTGCCGATCAGCCTAAATTTCAGCTACCAACATCCCACCTCTTTGTTTTCAAATTAGATATTTTGTTCAAAATCCGAATCTCCTCCCAAAAACATTAATTGACAATCTTTTCACAGTGGATCACAACCAGAGAGGCACTATTACCTTTATTTGCGGCACCATGAACTATCATTTCAGTCCCCCTCAAAGTAGGGATGCATGGGAACAAGATCTGGGGCTAAAGATAGAGGATGGCCAGTGGGCCAAGATTCTTGAGCTAGTCCATAACTTCTCAATCTGTGCCCAGCATGGGTGGATTCAATGCAAACTCATACACAGACTTTATTACACTAACGAGAGATTGTCTAAATGTCATGGGGTTGGggaaaaagaaatacatttgtgAGCATAGTTCTTCGATCTTTATCTTGTAACTTGTTCTCAAtagaatttatatatttttatactgtCACCGCTTGTCTTTTACTGAGGCTTTTATCCTTCTCTAGCTAGGGATGGGGGAAAAAAtctattcagttttttattttaaacatatatttatcgGGGGGTTGATATATGGGGGGGAGGTGCAACCTCACCCCAGAGCATATTGCAATCAACAGTTAAGCATTgcctactttttgtttatttcaaagtttatattttaagtaaacttttattcattctatttaatttaccttttatttattgtttaaaagtagcctAAGTGGCATACATTTCATAATCGgtcagtttgtgtgcagttgacAGGGGCTATACAATAATagggcacatttttatttattttctcaattgaATGCCCGGCAGTCattaagttaatgttaatatttgaaatcAAATTTGTAAACCTCTaagtgaatttgactgtgttgtatttgaaggtatgattcaactgttttccatgttccagtatttaaaaaaattaaaaaacccAAAGAAATTGCAAGAAATCGCAATATAAAATCTATGTTTCCTGATTGTATCATATCGAGAGGTCCCTGCAGATTCCCGGCCCTATCTCTAGTTCTTTGTCCTATGTTTCTTTCATTGTGCAATGCAACACCTGATAATGCTGTATACAACAGTGCTTGACAATGAGACAAAAACGACTGACTGTCAACAACTCTATTTGATTGTGAGATTTACAATAAATATTCCAAGAATCTTCGAAAAATGGGCGTATAATGGATTAGTTCCAGTTAAATGTGTAATTAGAGATTTTAGAGAAGGTGTTAATGAGTGTAAAGGTTGATTTAAGTGAGGGTAAACAGGcttgtaaatacagtaaaatagCATCATTAAGACTGATTTTATGTAGAAGGTTTGTGGTGTGTACaggtgcatctcaataaattagaatatcatggaatggtttgtttgtttcaataaTTCTATTCAAAAAGTAAAACTCATATTATATAGATTCATTACTCACAGAGTGATATATTTCAAGcacttatttcttttaatttagaTTATTATGGCTTACagctaatgaaaacaaaaaattcagTTTCTCCGAAAATTTGAATATCGTGAGAAAGTTCAATATTGTAGACTCACGATGTCCCACTCTGTTGTTTGAAATCCAGTGTGAAGTTTCCACAGTCGGTGATGATTTGGGGAGCCATGTCATCTGCTGGTGTTCGTCCACTGTGTGtatcaagtccaaagtcaacgCAGCCATCTACAAGGACATTTTAGAGCACTTCATGTTTCCCTCAGCTGACAAGGTTTATGGATATGCTGATTTCATTTTCAAGCAGGACTTGGCACCTGCCCACATTCCCAAAAGTACTAATACCTGGTTTAATTaatacataatttataactttatattactggcactatcaccaatctctgcaccttaaaaccgcacgtaactcttctactgtatatattgttttttttatattgttatattgttcgatattgttgtttttaatttgtttgtaaagtgcaccaaccacaccaaggcaatttcctgtatgtgcaaatatacatggcaataaaaagaattctgactCTGATTTGGGATGTATTCAAATGGAAATTATTGTTTACAagtacaaattattattatttcatatttaaaacattacagCCACAAACATTGGATatgcacagcaggagattatatTGCTCCGTCAGATCCACATGACAAGATGTCCTGTCACTTTACTCTCTcaaagtcaaacacagaaaaaacatcaaatgttTGGACTCTACCAGAAGGTTGCCCAATTTAATGCTACATTTTTACCAAACATataaaagtggattttttttaatttcattaaatatatttaattaccAGTTATCAACCAGGTAATCTACCAAGTGTCACCTGGTTCCCTCTTTTCAAATTATCCTGCATCATTTGAAAACAACTATGGAGAGACCCTACCAGATGGCAATATGTGGATGTCCGAGGGTCCCTGATTGCACCAAGTTCAGTTGGAAGAATCTTGCACAAAACTATATTctcaaacaacaataacatgacTGATTCAAAAACAAAGGGCAAGAAATTCTTCCTTATGTGAAATTGTTTACATTTAGTCATTTATGTCTCTGAAAGTTGCTCATAAAAACGACAACAGACACACCACACCAGTTGTTTTCCCAGTACTGAGAAATAGCTGCATACTGTGGATGAACTCCAGAGATGTCAACTCTGCTCTCGATGCTTTAAGtaaacaatacattttcactTAAGTTGAGCCCGACCGATTTATCAGTGGACCAATACAAATTAGCCTTTCACATACTTATCAGTGTTTTACTGATTAATGCGGGAAAATGTTGCATTTATGATCACATTTGTCTTTTATCAAATTtatggtgaaaatgtaaaacacaaaatccatttctttgtcataagagTTGAAAAATGACATCTAGGAATGATACAGACATCTGTTTATATTCTGACATTGACCCCAAAAATCCTCATTGGTCAGGCCCTATACCTCCTTGACTAATCTGTTGTATTGACAAGTCTTTCAGTCCTCATCTTTCTCCTCATCCCCTCCAAATGAGAGAAGACTGTTATTCTTTACTTTCTTTCCAGgcttcatctccttctctccctcatcactctttttcttcttgttggAGCTGGCAGTGAGCCCCTGGAATTTGTCCGAGGACGAGCGCTTGGCTGGTTTCTTGAAAAATATTTTACCGCCGGGAGGAGGTCCATCGtctgcagaaaagaaaaagagattcataaccccaaaaaactgttctccatcttttccaacctcctgaCCCCGCCGTCTTATTTAATTACATGTCCATCAacttcctcttcatccccttcgctttcctctttcacccccctgtctcccaatcaagttcttaCCTTGGAAATCTCTGCCTGCCTAACCACCTGCCCATTAAACAGATCACATCTAACATTCTCCATTCTATAGCTCCCGATCTTATCAActcttccctgtcaactggctgtttcccttactctctgaaggaggcaagcgTAAACCCtttcctgaagaaacccaccctcaaCCCGTTCGAAGTAAACAACTAAAGACCTGTTTATTTTCTACCCTTTTTTTCAAAAGCAATCAAGCGTTCTATCTTTAATCAAGTCTCTGTatatacactaccgttcaaaagtttggggtcacccagacaatgtgttttccatgaaatatttataataataataattgacaaggttagaaataatgatttttatttgaaatataaatgttgtcATTCAAACTTTGATTTCGTCAaagaatgctccatttgcagAAATTACAGCATTGTAGACCTTTGGCATTCTAGCTGTTcatttgttgaggtaatctgtagaaaCTTCCCCCCACGCTTCCTAAAGCACCTCCCATAAAttggattggcttgatgggTACTTCTTGCGTACCATacggtcaagctgctcccacaacagctcaatagggttgagatctggtgactgcgctggccactccattacagacagcttaccagctgcctgcttcttccctaaaTAGTTCTTGCATAATGTGGAGGTatgctttgggtcattgtcctgttgtagaaggaaattggctccaatcaagcgctgTCCACGGGGTATGGCATGGCgttgcaaaatggagtgatagccttccttatttaaaatcacctttaccttgtacaaatctcccactttaccagcaccaaagcagccacagaccatcacatgacctccaccatgctGGACAGATGGCGTCAGGactcttccagcatcttttcacctgttctgcgtctaacaaatgttcttctgttagatccaaacacctcaaactttgatttgtttgtccataaaacttttttccaatcttcctTTGTCcaatatttgtgttcttttgcccatatcaatcttttctttttattggccagtctcagatatggctttttctttgccactctgcctagaaggcGAGCATCCCGTAGTCGCCTCATCACTGTAGACGTTGACACTGGTGTTTTGTgggtaccatttaaagaagctgccagttgaggCCCTGTGAGTCATCTATTACTCAAACTAGAGACTCTAATAttgtcttcttgctgagttTTGCACCGGGGCCTCCCACTTCTTTTTCCACTCTGGTTAAAGCCCGTTTGCGCTGTTCTCAGAAGGGAGTAGTTCACACCATTGTAGaaaattttcagtttctttgcAATTTCTCGCAGGGAATAGACCCacaaatgtgatgctccagatactcaactagctcaaaggaaggccagttttatagcttctctcaccagctaaacagttttcagctgtgctCACATAACTGCACaagggttttctaatcatccattagtcttcttaggcgattagcaaacacaatgtatCATTGGCGTGATAGTTGCTGGAAAGGGCCTCTATACACCTATgtagacatttcattaaaaaccagatGTTTCCACCTAGAATAGTCATTTACCACATTACCAATGtatagagtgtatttctgattaatttaatgttatcttcattgaaaaaaaacagtgcttttctttgaaaaataaggaaaattCTAAGTGACCTAAACTTTtgaacacatacatatatatgaataCATATTGTTATGTTACAGACCATAGTACACAAGGAAGGTATTTCCACAATGGCAACTTTTGAGAATAGTTTGCAAGATGGTCAGAAACTATGCATCTATATAATGAGACTTTGTTCAGTCACAATAACATTGTACAATGCCGCTGCTTTTTCCTCTGTCTAAAGAAACATTATCATAACCTCCCACACTGTGTTCATGTTTGATGTTGTCAGGAACTCTCTTCATATGTAATGCAACACTGACCAGAacaggtttgagtggagaaggtagtttttattttggttaaaaCTTCTCCCCTTAAGTTTGGTCAGCAGTgatataataaaagaaaatataatccGATTACATGATTTTTCATGTGCTCTTGCTCCTTCATTCTTACCCTTATCTGCACTACCACCACCAGTATGCATTTCAGCGTTgatcttcttcacctcctctgccgTCAGGTCTCCACCCTTAAGGACCACAACTTGAGGTAGCTCATCCTCTCGATCGCTCCCACTGTCATTATCCAGGACTGGCATCATGTCACGCTTAGAAGGGGAAATGGGAAAAGGGACATATACGTTTTTCTTAAACCATTTCTACCAGAAATCTCAGAAGTTTCTAGTTCATAGGAAAAACTACAATATATTATTACAAAGATGCTGGTTGCATAATAACTGTGGTCCTGATATGGTATTAAGTAGAAACAAATAATAAGAATCAGTGTAAATCAGtgtgtcatttttcttttcatattcaATTATAAATTGAGATTTTTGAATCTAATACCAGAAAATTAATAACGGTTTTATTTTTCGTAGTTTAGATCTTTTCATTCAGATCAAAAATAGGAAAATTCTAAAGCGGGTCATGGGCCGAACTTGATTTGGATATTTAACTTTAACTGTACGAGATAAACTGAACATATACAAATATGCAGTGTGAGATTCACTCTCTAATTTGCGTCAACACAATGGTCGCAATTCAACCATTTGCTGATTTAATAATGGAATGGTTGGAAACTGGCAAGACGCATTCAGGAATTTCACCACACTGCAGCAGATGGTTATCCAGCAATGCTCTGAAATGAGTGTTAGAAGATTATGTGCTAAGCACGACTTTAGGCGAAAAGACATAACTGGAGTACACCTAACTGGAGCGGGCTGTGATCGGATCCATTGATGAGGTAAGTTTTGATTCAcgttttaaaatgtcatttccTGCCTATCCTGGCTATA
The DNA window shown above is from Platichthys flesus chromosome 11, fPlaFle2.1, whole genome shotgun sequence and carries:
- the kiaa1143 gene encoding uncharacterized protein KIAA1143 homolog isoform X1, which produces MTAALKRNVWHGSSFTPSCLFGGNVHSHARCSLDGELNAPCLYCCCIHPAFYSCGRKYIRNIWNKDNISPVAKRDMMPVLDNDSGSDREDELPQVVVLKGGDLTAEEVKKINAEMHTGGGSADKDDGPPPGGKIFFKKPAKRSSSDKFQGLTASSNKKKKSDEGEKEMKPGKKVKNNSLLSFGGDEEKDED
- the kiaa1143 gene encoding uncharacterized protein KIAA1143 homolog isoform X2, which translates into the protein MNKKKVSGVSWVKPAEPSFLRKFKNDVGYRDGPTVDTKRDMMPVLDNDSGSDREDELPQVVVLKGGDLTAEEVKKINAEMHTGGGSADKDDGPPPGGKIFFKKPAKRSSSDKFQGLTASSNKKKKSDEGEKEMKPGKKVKNNSLLSFGGDEEKDED